Part of the Anopheles coluzzii chromosome 3, AcolN3, whole genome shotgun sequence genome is shown below.
ttttgcaattttatcCTAAAGGAAActataaaacacacaacttaatttgtgttttttaagaTTCACGATAAGCTTTGcgagataataataaaatttaattaaattgtattcACCATCACATCATAACATCAATTAACATCTTAATAGTGCTGCTGTGAGATGAATGGTTTTAGATTATCTTTGTCGCATGGTTCTGTTGCGCCGTTTGTCATCCGATCAATCGCCATCCGAACGGTCTCTCAACTTAGTGATCTTAGATTTCACTTCTATTTGAGCTACACATTTCCCAACACCTTCCCAGTGAATGGCTTTTCCATTTCCCAATGCCAGTGTTGTCCAAAGTGCCCCAAACTAAGCCACGAAAACCCACCCGAAAGAAACCGAAAGCGAATTGGAAGGTGTTGGCGAAGGAACTGAACGGATTGCACTCATCGTGCAATTGATTTCTCGCACCAAAACGAATGCGCTTTCACGCATCCTCCCCCTTCACACAGGCTCGTCGTGCGTTAATTGCTCGCCCCCAAAAACCTACACCTACAGCTCCTCATTAGGCTCACTGGCGATCATTACCAGAGCCACTGGCAGAGGCGTTTAACTTTAATGATCGTATGCGCAGCAATGCAGAGCCACACCGCACCACGTGGTCGTGTCTGTGTCATTGCACAGTCGAATTGTGCGCAGCCGGGGGTGCGCAAACACGCGATCATAACCGGCCACACGCTCGCCGTAACACTGCAACACTAGGAAATGACGCCCGTGGGAAAGAATGCAACACTCGCAAGCCCTTTCCTATACACGCCTCGGTCAACCGGGGGCCATCGGAAAGATGTCGATAGGGCTAGAAGGACCGCTCTGCATCCATTCTCTTCGCTGGCTGGGCTAGAAGTGTGACCAAACGACACACACATGGCGCTTCGGTTTCGCGCATTCACGCAAAAcagtagaacaaaaaaaaaagagaataaacAGCAAACCCAAACCGACTGATCTCTCTATGCGGCTCCGCTGGTAGGATCTGGTTTGGCGCGTTTGGAGAGGGGTGCGTCGCGGTGGTGCCTAGATGCCTTTCCCTTCCGCTTCCATGCCGCTGGTTCTTCGGTGGTGGCGCTCACTTTCGCTGTTTCGCTGACGCGAAGGCGAAGGCGAACTGGACCGTGGCACAGAGGAACCGTGGCGCGCCTGAAAGCGACTGAGACTAAAATATTATAAAGAAAACTTTACAACGCAGGGGCGGAGGTGCTGAGGGGATGGGAGGGGAGCGTTGACGCAGAATCATACTTTTCCGGACCAGCAATCAAGGGCAACTTGTTGTTATTTACACGGTCGCTGATGTGGCGGTACAGGAAGGTGGTCGAAGGTGTAAAAGTGCCCCGGAGTCGCCTACAGTACATGACAAGATGGAAGATATAGCTTCCCGACTAGCCTCTAGCGCGGCGAGTGCCAGGGGTGCGTTGTTGGAATTTGTTAAAGTTTTTTTGTGCCTTCCTCTTCCTGGGAGTACCGAAAGGACCGCTGGGTGTGGGAGTGGACAACAATTTGTAATGATCATTATCGAATTTCCTACACGTAATATGCTTCTTGTTTCCAAAAACAGCGTCCCTATGCCTGTTGAAGACAAGAAGATTAAACAGATCGAGCCACTTAGCACGATCTTGCAGGCACTGTAATACCTGATCGTGCGTCGTATCATGTCTGCGAGGAATGTTTCTTTAATTTACTTCTGTACCTGTTGTTTTGTCGATCACATGAAACGTGTTCTGTTTGGTGcgtgtcttgtttttttttgctccgatTTTGGTAATCTGTTCCGCTTCCTCCCCGGCACGCATACGTGAACACAACGATCGGTCGGCGACGAACCTTTGTAGCCTGCGTCGGTGTCACATTTGGCGCGAGACAGAGGTCAGAGGTTGCTTGGGGGATGGTGCAAGACGGGAAATGGTGGGGGGCGAGGGGGAGATAGATGTGCTCATACACCCAATTTCCGTGCTGGCTCATAAAACCGGCCGCCGCGTTAATTGTACGCTCCGCAAACGGACGGACTACAACCGGCACTGGCACTGCTGATCGATCACCACCCTCTTCTAGCCCTGCCgtggtggaggggggggggggggttgaagGGGTTCACCCGCCCGGGTAGTACTGTAACTGTAACCGCCGACTACTCGAGCCGATCGTTCGGGGGAGAATGTTCGGGCTCTCGGCGTACGGGTACGGTCGAGTGGTCCAATGGATCGATTTCGGCGCGGAGAAAGAAATCGTCGGTGGCGCTCGTGGGCACCCTTCCCTTTAATGGTTCGCCGTTGGTGTTTGGCTAGGTGGAGCTAAGGTAGGGGGCTGCTCGAACCTCGGCTGCTCGGTGGAGCCGCAGGGAGGGGATACCTAGAACGGCTCCACGAGGCTCACGAGAGAGCGCCCCGAACGCGAGCGACGAACCTCGTGGCCGGGCCCGATCGGCtgggtgtggtgtggtttttACTATAAAAGCTCGGTATTGTCCTTTCGGAGATCAGTATTCGGTACTCGGTTTGGAAGTTTTGTGTTAAGCGAACAACAGTCCGTGTTTCGGTAACATAAAAGTCCAACTTGCCTGTGTGCATACGGAAGATTGAACGCAAGAGATACTCTGCATCCCAAAATGTTCTCCAAAGTGGTAAGCAATTCAGAGGGTGTCACAAAGGGTATGAGGGATCAAACCCTTTGAAGGGTTGAGCCtgacctgtgtgtgtgtgtgtgcgaggatAGACAGCCCCAACAGAGAATGGCTGTCAGAAATGTGGAATTATGTGGAAGAGGATCGTGTGCAATCAGTGTGCAGGGGGCGTGATGAATCGGATGTGCAACTGTGTCTAATCCAAAGTCTGGTGATGCTAATCGTTGCTTCCTGTGCTTGTGCGCTTGCTTGTAGATCGCTGTTTTGGCCTTTGCCGCCGTGGTAGCCGCTAAGCCCCAACATCAGCCAGCCGCCCAGTATCCGGCCGGAGTCGATCCGTCCCGCTGCCCGTCGTACCCGAACTGCGATAACGCGGCCCTGCACAGCCCGAACCCGTACAACAACCATGCCGCCAACCACTGGAACCCGAACTGGAACGCTCAGCCCAGCTGGAACGCCGCCCCTGCCCCTGCTCCGGCCCCGGCCGCCTACTACCACGGAGCTCCCCACTCGTACCAGGCCCTGACTGGCCCGAGCCACAACTACATTGGAGCTCCCAGCCCCTCGGCCGGTGGTGACCGGTAGGTTCAAGGTTCCCCGAGACCTCTTCCGCACCTTCACACAAGTTCAATATTGCTACAACGTCCGCTTCCATTCGCTCTTTTCCCCCTCACAGTTACCCCGCTGGAGTGAACCCGCAGTCGTGCCCGAACTATCCGTACTGTGATAACACCGTTCaggctggcgttcctcaggtTGCCCCACTGCCAGGATACACCTCCCGCCAGTACCCGGCCGGAGTGTCCCCGCACACCTGCCCGAACTTCCCGTACTGCTAAGACATTCGCCTTCCCAATTCCTGACCCTCCCCACACTACCCTTCATCATACTATCGATCTGTGACCACACGTTTCTTCCTTCCTTGCGCAATTTTCATCCGTTCTACCCCTACCCTGTACATCTTCCCACGTTTGCCATGGTTGTGTAAATAACTGGTACTGGTTTGTTTTCGTTAGTGTTTTGTGCATGAAATACTGCCTCTTTAGTAGGAGAGATGTTAGCTGTGTTCCTTAGAGTGATTGATTCAACAAGCAAGAGCGATAAGAGCGCAACAATCAAAAGCATTGGAGAACTTATGGGAAATatcattgtaaaaaaaaaaaacaaaaagaatctGTGAAACTAcaactgcaacaacaacagcaaatatCTTCATCGACTATGTTATCTCAGCGTGCAATCGCACACATCgcaaatgaaattgaaatgcaaTTGATTTAAGAATCAAACGGATTATGTTGTAGTGCGTTTAAATGAATTCGATGTTACACCGAACATTCATGTTGTGGGTTGTGGGGGGAATGGTAACGCTTGTACTGGTAACAGCTAAGTGATCAAAAATGTTTACTGTTGATCCAAAGATTCTAGCTCCTTCTtctattcttattcttatttggCGCCACAACCTTAGTCGGTTCAGGGCAAGCGAAGCTTCTAATGAGCCTATTGGTATTTGCATAGCAGTCAGAGTCCTGAGTCTGGTCCATATGGGGCTTGAAACCATGCTGAGCATGTTCTTAAGCCgtgcaagttgacgactgtatcgcGGGATCTTAATTTTCTTTATGTATTAAGAGGCTAAAGTGTACATGATCGTATTATTCAGCATGATATAGCAGAATTGGGGATCAtatcttcttctgctgctttaATTCACCTGCTCTATGCGGTCTTTTCGGCCAATATAAGCCTCTTAAGCCTATCCGGACTATTATCATAGCATTATGGGCTTTATGGAATGGTCCTATGTCGGCATATGAAGCTAGTgcagactagtgatgggtcatcggaatcgcacccacggctcggaatcgcttccgagcattgctactccggctccAAATCCGACAAATTAACTCCGTCGATTCCGCTCGGAACCGTCCGGAGCCTtgggagccgttcggagccgtccggagccatCGGAACCGTTttagccgtcggagccgtctggagtcgtccgaatccgctagtcggcagccggagccagTCGGAGCCGTCATAGCGGACGAAACCGGttggagccggctccgactggctccggacggctctgCCCTGCTCCGGCTGCcaactagcggctccggacggctccgagtTCGGAATGttgcacctaccttccggaaccgctttcgattttggcggagtcattcggtagcgattccggatttttgttgaatttatccatcactagtgcagacaTGATCTAAATTTTACAATATaattttgttataaattattcaaagtAGCATTTTCTAATTCAAACTTTCAACTATGATAGATACTCTGAATACAAATAAAACTATACATCGAACAATTGGTTTTATATTAACTCAGAGCGCAATGCAATCTCGCTGGCCCTGTGGTGAAGCTGTCAAACGTGCCGTTAATATACGCTCGTCGTGGGTTCAATTCGTGTACACTACTTTACTACACTGTTACTGATAAAACGATGGATCAAAGATAAGAAGCCAAGTCCTTGAGAGGGATAGTACGGGTTCTTAGAATGCAGACTTAAATAGTTGCTCCTtcgaaaagaagaagacaatTTCTTGtccaaaacatttgaaaaaaatgaatgattttGATACTAGGAAAGGCTACGGAACTGCGGAAGTAAGTTTTTGCATTCATTAACAATTATCGTCTATCTTTAGGCCACCATTTGATCGTCGTAACTACCAATTCAAAAAAATTGTGGCTGGAAATTCTTTGTaatctaaaacaaaacgcattGGAAATGTAGTTTGTTTGACACATATCCCccattataatttttattcacTATCATTTAAAGGATCTATCACTTCAAGTAGTTTAATTCACTTTAAGCTCATCTGTCGTATGCAACCCATTGCATACACAATAATCAACTGCTACACAAGGCAACGAATGACTAACACAGTATAACGATCGAGCTATTCCGTACGAAGTTTTCAAATACTAATCAGGCATAAACCTCGAGTCACTCTGCTTAATGATTATCGGCACTATGGACAGCAATTGAACGTATTTATTCGGTCATTTtcggtaaacaaaaaaaggcctCACTTGTCGGCTACGTGGTTTACATGTGTAGATTGTTGTTAAGCTCATATTCGCGGATTAAATAATCTCGAACGAGCTGCTGAACTGGCACTGGGAAGAACCTgggaagagtgtgtgtgagagcgagagagaggagTAACAGCACGATCAGTCTTATTTCCGTTTTCGAAGTTGGGGATCACCGTTCGCCAAATTACTCACAACATAAACCGTGTAAAAACGCCAAATAATCGTGGTATCGTCACAACGATATCTTGCCGTAGAATTCCTTTTACAATTTCACGAGCGGCCTCATCTACCGTCAGTGGAGCAAACCTAAAACAGAATAAGACGACGGCGCATTATTTCGTGTACTTATTAGTTGTATGAAAGATGGGCATACCTTGGTTTCTGCAGGAACTCAATAACATCTTTTCGTGTCGTCACGTAGTACGGGTTAACGCAGGTTGTTCGAACGCTTTTCGAAAGTCCCTGGATGCGCAGCTGCTCCGTTAGCGAAGCCATGAATCCGGAAACGGCAAACTTTGTCGCCGAATAGACGACGCCCCACGGGAAGGCGTACATGCCGGACATTGACGATATGCCAATGATGTGGCCCCGTTTACGCTTGATCATTCCATCCAGAAACACTTTCGTCATCTGCGTGGAATGAGATAATCAATTCAGTTAAGAAAAATATATAGCTTATCGTTAAATTTTGGCATCGTCATTTGCATAGTAAATAGTGGCGCGAATGCGACGGTATCATTTTGTGTCTAACgtgcttttcttctttcgctgTGTGGCATTTTTTGGCGAACATATCGCAAAACGCAGATTGCAAAATCCtatcaaaatgattgattatCTCAGTGTTTGGACACCATCACATGCTAGTGATGGGGAATTGTGAGCGAACCTGGCGTGGAACCCACGCTTGATCGGAGTAACGATTTGCACTTGTAGACTATGCAGACTTATTAAGATTTATCACCAAATTACGGGATGAGCAGACTTTCAATCGAACAGATCGAACCAGGCCGACCCAGAATCAGTTACATTACCCGATTACCCGGTTAAAAAAACCTTTTGGTTCCATTGTGGTTCCAATATGGATGGATTGGTTCCAATAAGTGAACGGTTTCAATCCATCCCTTTTTCGGAACTTTACCATCACTACTCGATGCCACTTTCGGGGTTTCgattttgagattttttttattttattcaaacaagTTAGCCCTCAGTGCATGTTAACTTTTTGAAAGTTTTCCTTCACCTCATTCCGGTTTTAAGTGAAGACACATAAAAAAGTACATAAAAGTAAACTCGTTTTTCGCGCTATGGTGGTTCGTTACAGCGCCAAAAATAGTCCGCAAAAAGCAAATTGTTTTGATAATATTGTTCCCATCACTTGCGATATTGATATATCGTTCAGACTGGACAAAGAAACACACTTAACCCGGATTGATTGACGAATGTCCAACTCATGGCAGGCAGTGTAAAAACACTTATTAGCAAAAATGACAACACAAAATAAC
Proteins encoded:
- the LOC120958815 gene encoding uncharacterized protein LOC120958815 codes for the protein MFSKVIAVLAFAAVVAAKPQHQPAAQYPAGVDPSRCPSYPNCDNAALHSPNPYNNHAANHWNPNWNAQPSWNAAPAPAPAPAAYYHGAPHSYQALTGPSHNYIGAPSPSAGGDRYPAGVNPQSCPNYPYCDNTVQAGVPQVAPLPGYTSRQYPAGVSPHTCPNFPYC